In Torulaspora delbrueckii CBS 1146 chromosome 1, complete genome, one genomic interval encodes:
- the RCF1 gene encoding respiratory supercomplex assembly factor RCF1 (similar to Saccharomyces cerevisiae YML030W; ancestral locus Anc_5.571) codes for MSRMPSSFDGGDDDVKEMPFMEKIVFHCKQQPLVPLGTLLTTGAVILAAKNVRGGNKLKAQIYFRWRVGLQAATLVALIAGSYVYGSAVQQQKSKEEQMREKAKVREQLWIQELERRDKETHYRKKRAELVRMRAQEDEEAIARLQKELKDLEIQIRGQAD; via the coding sequence ATGTCGCGCATGCCATCGAGTTTCGACGGGGGCGATGATGACGTGAAGGAGATGCCCTTCATGGAAAAGATTGTGTTTCATTGTAAGCAGCAACCATTAGTTCCGTTGGGGACATTACTTACCACAGGTGCTGTTATATTGGCAGCTAAAAATGTCAGAGGAGGGAACAAGTTGAAAGCCCAAATCTACTTTAGATGGCGTGTGGGGCTGCAGGCAGCTACGCTGGTTGCATTGATTGCCGGTTCGTACGTTTACGGGTCTGCAGTTCAGCAGCAGAAGAGCAAAGAGGAACAGATGCGTGAGAAGGCCAAGGTTAGAGAGCAATTGTGGATCCAGGAACTGGAACGTAGAGATAAGGAGACTCATTATAGGAAGAAGAGGGCCGAACTGGTCCGTATGAGGGCccaagaagacgaagaagcGATTGCTAGGCTTCAAAAGGAGTTAAAAGACCTGGAGATTCAGATCAGAGGCCAGGCCGATTAG
- the GUK1 gene encoding guanylate kinase (similar to Saccharomyces cerevisiae GUK1 (YDR454C); ancestral locus Anc_5.572) translates to MPRPIVLSGPSGTGKSTLLKKLFAEFPNKFGFSVSSTTRSPRAGEVDGKDYNFVPVEEFKRMISADEFVEWAQFSGNYYGTTVASVKKVADSGRTCILDIDMQGVKSVKYKTDLDARFLFVAPPSVADLEKRLRGRGTETEESIAKRLAAAKAEIEYAETGAHDQILVNDDLQRAYNELKEFIAQEE, encoded by the coding sequence ATGCCTCGTCCTATCGTTTTGTCTGGCCCCAGTGGGACTGGTAAGTCCACTTTgctcaagaaattgttcGCCGAGTTTCCCAACAAGTTTGGTTTCAgcgtttcttcaaccactCGTTCTCCAAGAGCTGGTGAGGTTGATGGTAAGGACTACAACTTTGTTCCAGTCGAGGAGTTCAAAAGGATGATTTCTGCAGACGAGTTTGTCGAATGGGCTCAATTTTCAGGCAATTATTATGGGACCACAGTTGCTTCTGTCAAGAAAGTCGCCGACTCTGGTAGAACTTGTATCTTGGACATCGATATGCAAGGTGTTAAGTCTGTCAAGTACAAGACCGACCTAGACGCAAGATTTCTGTTTGTAGCTCCACCTTCAGTGGcagatttggagaaaagacTTAGAGGTAGAGGTACTGAGACCGAAGAATCCATTGCCAAGAGACTTGCAGCAGCCAAGGCTGAAATCGAGTACGCAGAAACAGGCGCCCACGACCAAATATTGGTCAATGACGACCTCCAGAGAGCCTACAACGAGCTCAAGGAGTTCATTGCCCAGGAAGAGTGA
- the NHX1 gene encoding bifunctional K:H/Na:H antiporter NHX1 (similar to Saccharomyces cerevisiae NHX1 (YDR456W); ancestral locus Anc_5.573), with amino-acid sequence MLVRLLLSLAFKVAWCAGGAVLKLDEDELLPMPSAPVDGDPITGDPTGDVNPVTEEMFSSWALCILLFLLISALWSSYYLSQRRITAVHETVLSIFYGMVVGLVIRLSPGHYIQDTVTFNSSYFFNVLLPPIILNSGYELNQVNFFNNMFSILTFAIPGTFISAVVLGIIIFIWTALGLEGINISFVDALSVGATLSATDPVTILSIFNAYKVDPKLYTVIFGESLLNDAISIVMFETCQKFHGSPAKFSSLFEGIGLFLMTFMISLLIGLFIGILVALILKHTHIRRYPQIESCIILLIAYESYFFSNGCHMSGIVSLLFCGITLKHYAYYNMSRRAQITIKFIFQLLARLSENFIFIYLGLELFTEVELVYKPVLIIVTALSICIARWCSVFPLSRFINWVYKMKTVRSMGSSAATSISIPDEMPYNYQVMTFWAGLRGAVGVALAMGIQGEFKFTLLATVLVVVVLTVIIFGGTTAGMLEVLNIKTGCVDENDNSDDEFDIEAPRPSGLARSFATRLQPYSDENSPAGTPTALDIPDATESNLLSDFPPVAGATSPNNPVVSRVSIETHRLKDSFGNIFNSDSQWFHNFDEQVLKPVFLDSNPQPGKENGGGSPAPFESDRS; translated from the coding sequence ATGCTAGTGCGACTACTGCTGAGTCTAGCGTTCAAAGTGGCTTGGTGCGCCGGTGGAGCGGTTTTGAAACTTGATGAGGACGAATTACTGCCTATGCCAAGTGCGCCTGTCGATGGTGATCCTATTACCGGAGACCCCACTGGAGATGTGAATCCTGTCACGGAGGAAATGTTTTCGTCGTGGGCATTGTGCATCCTGCTCTTTTTGCTGATATCTGCCCTGTGGTCCAGTTATTATCTATCGCAGAGACGTATAACAGCGGTGCACGAAACTGTGCTATCTATTTTCTATGGTATGGTTGTGGGGCTTGTGATCCGGTTGTCTCCAGGACATTATATTCAGGATACGGTTACTTTCAATTCGTCCTATTTCTTTAACGTTCTCTTACCGCCTATCATCCTAAATTCCGGCTATGAACTTAATCAggtgaacttcttcaacaatatGTTCTCCATCCTAACGTTCGCAATTCCAGGTACATTTATATCCGCTGTTGTGCTTGggatcatcatcttcatatGGACTGCGTTGGGACTTGAGGGAATCAATATCTCTTTCGTCGATGCGCTTTCCGTTGGGGCTACACTATCTGCTACCGACCCGGTAACAATCTTATCGATCTTTAACGCTTACAAAGTTGACCCAAAACTGTACACTGTTATCTTTGGTGAATCCCTGTTGAACGATGCCATCTCTATTGTTATGTTTGAAACGTGTCAAAAGTTTCACGGTTCACCGGCtaaattttcttctctatTTGAAGGTATCGGTCTTTTCCTAATGACTTTCATGATCTCTTTACTGATCGGTTTGTTCATTGGGATTCTGGTGgcattgattttgaagcacaCACATATTAGAAGGTATCCACAGATCGAGAGTTGTATTATTCTGTTAATCGCTTACGAGTCctatttcttctccaatGGTTGCCATATGTCAGGAATCGTATCACTATTGTTCTGTGGTATAACATTGAAACACTACGCATACTATAATATGTCTAGGAGAGCTCAGATCACCATAAAATTCATATTCCAACTACTGGCAAGGCTATCCgaaaatttcatcttcatctacCTTGGATTGGAGCTATTCACAGAAGTAGAACTGGTCTATAAACCTGTGTTGATCATTGTCACGGCACTCTCTATCTGTATTGCGCGTTGGTGTTCAGTCTTTCCCCTCTCTAGATTCATTAATTGGGTTTACAAGATGAAAACTGTGAGGTCGATGGGCAGTTCTGCCGCTACCAGTATATCCATACCGGATGAGATGCCTTACAACTATCAGGTGATGACCTTCTGGGCCGGTCTGCGAGGCGCCGTTGGGGTCGCTTTGGCTATGGGTATTCAAGGTGAATTCAAGTTTACTCTGCTAGCGACTGtcttggtggtggtggtcCTCACCGTAATCATATTTGGCGGGACCACAGCTGGTATGCTGGAAGTGCTAAACATCAAGACTGGCTGCGTCGATGAGAATGACAATAGCGATGATGAGTTCGATATCGAGGCTCCTAGGCCGTCAGGTCTCGCCAGATCATTTGCCACCAGGTTGCAACCATACTCAGATGAAAACTCGCCCGCTGGAACACCTACTGCTCTAGATATTCCGGATGCAACCGAAAGCAACTTGCTCTCAGACTTCCCGCCCGTAGCTGGTGCTACAAGTCCTAACAACCCAGTGGTATCGCGCGTCTCCATAGAGACTCATCGTCTGAAAGACTCATTCGGTAATATTTTTAACTCTGACTCTCAATGGTTTCACAACTTTGATGAGCAGGTCTTGAAGCCAGTGTTTCTGGACAGCAATCCTCAACCTGGAAAGGAAAATGGCGGCGGTTCGCCAGCACCATTTGAATCCGATAGATCCTAA
- the NDC1 gene encoding Ndc1p (similar to Saccharomyces cerevisiae NDC1 (YML031W); ancestral locus Anc_5.574) yields MLDAPIPLSSRYSYHTIFGDICKTRFNHLATRMSLIFTVLQAVLLAVVSNRSSSNLERALKVPLWVFLLYVSSLFIVVARKNYLHVQYRGYSNLLEVIFGQLVCMRAIVYESVHLVCSFLISLTYSDVLGLGTAVSSYTFSQCLLLYVWVLVPTLYTLQHCLFDLDRLSFNFEAHFQPPQQYINASLPRIITKSAIMTLSLGFVSPLIFFLIYSCWWVGFVGHLQLMLLSFCIFINLEFINIAFNAHMSIGCLHKGKPISSLSSTPIETLLTGLSSKKPFTKFTAFQELSFRATSADASLRVPIYHTRYRNTHIWPVILSECLATLQETNESVTNYLKSLENSMKLQDNPNYSQTLYDNVDEKLFGNKVAVNPAGFSSSQSRFPGSPPVLSQNGPSRKITLKDDNVLLRRNIPRDERGGFTYGSKNFISAPHAFDEPIITQETTLLKLTGALLRAARKQINLFFFPSAISSQDQQPQVSIIEAWCISKRRQAEKLVPQAVCLAECIISLMGLLINAIEEDPKGGVVSSVGEVLKCLERSVGALGRFADWHPEVNRKSTDTDGESPDVISILYDLSVSAFLEIVLKYNVLLNDLYLDDDVVKLSKWVLSQCSE; encoded by the coding sequence ATGCTAGATGCACCGATACCGCTGAGCTCGCGGTATAGTTATCATACAATCTTCGGAGATATCTGCAAGACAAGGTTCAATCATTTAGCAACTCGAATGTCACTCATTTTTACAGTTTTGCAGGCAGTTCTGCTCGCAGTGGTTTCAAATCGGTCTTCTTCGAATCTGGAAAGAGCATTGAAGGTTCCGCTATGGGTTTTCCTTCTTTATGTATCATCATTGTTCATTGTTGTCGCTAGAAAGAACTACCTACATGTGCAATACAGAGGATATTCCAATTTGCTGGAAGTGATTTTCGGACAACTGGTTTGTATGAGGGCAATAGTGTATGAATCCGTTCATCTGGTGTGCAGTTTCCTGATTTCGTTGACATATAGTGATGTTCTGGGGTTAGGGACCGCAGTTTCATCATACACATTCAGCCAGTGCCTACTTCTATACGTTTGGGTATTGGTTCCTACTCTTTACACTCTTCAGCATTGTCTGTTTGATTTGGATAGACTTTCgttcaattttgaagctcatttTCAGCCACCTCAACAGTACATCAACGCTAGTTTACCTAGGATCATCACCAAAAGTGCTATTATGACACTGTCACTCGGTTTCGTATCTCCACTTATCTTTTTCCTGATATATTCATGTTGGTGGGTTGGTTTTGTCGGCCATTTACAACTGATGTTACTTTCATTTTGCATCTTTATCAACCTAGAGTTTATCAACATTGCATTCAACGCCCACATGTCCATTGGTTGTCTACATAAGGGTAAaccaatttcatctttgtCTTCAACTCCAATAGAGACTTTACTTACCGGCTTGAGCTCTAAGAAACCATTCACTAAATTTACAGCTTTCCAAGAATTGTCCTTCAGAGCTACGTCCGCTGATGCTTCATTAAGAGTTCCAATCTATCATACACGCTATAGAAACACACACATATGGCCGGTGATCCTCAGTGAATGCCTGGCCACTTTGCAAGAGACTAATGAGAGTGTAACAAACTATTTGAAATCCTTGGAAAACAGCATGAAATTACAAGATAATCCCAACTATAGCCAAACACTCTATGACAACGTTGATGAAAAACTGTTCGGAAATAAAGTTGCTGTGAACCCAGCAGGGTTTTCCTCTTCTCAATCGCGATTCCCTGGTTCTCCGCCAGTCCTTTCACAAAATGGTCCTTCACGCAAAATAACGCTGAAAGACGATAATGTTTTGTTGAGAAGGAACATACCAAGGGATGAGAGAGGAGGCTTTACGTATGGTTCCAAGAACTTTATTAGTGCTCCTCATGCATTCGACGAACCGATAATCACACAGGAAACTACGCTACTGAAGTTGACCGGTGCCCTATTGCGTGCTGCAAGGAAGCAGATCAATctattcttctttcccTCGGCAATTTCCTCGCAGGATCAACAGCCACAGGTATCTATCATCGAGGCGTGGTGCATCTCTAAGAGGAGACAGGCTGAAAAATTAGTACCTCAGGCTGTGTGCCTTGCTGAGTGTATTATATCTTTAATGGGCCTATTGATCaatgccattgaagaagatccaaAAGGTGGTGTCGTATCCTCGGTTGGAGAAGTGCTGAAATGTTTGGAGAGATCAGTCGGTGCATTAGGCCGATTTGCCGACTGGCATCCTGAGGTAAACAGAAAGAGCACAGATACTGATGGCGAATCACCTGACGTCATCTCTATACTATATGATCTATCTGTCAGTGCTTTCCTAGAAATTGTTCTGAAGTACAATGTGCTGTTGAATGATCTATATCTTGATGACGATGTGGTCAAATTGAGCAAATGGGTACTTAGCCAGTGCAGTGAATGA
- the RAD52 gene encoding recombinase RAD52 (similar to Saccharomyces cerevisiae RAD52 (YML032C); ancestral locus Anc_5.575) has product MEERKPLVVKTNEDIQTKLDKKLGPEYISKRVGFGSSRVAYIEGWRAINLANQIFGYNGWSTEVKSVIVDFLDERQGKFSIGCTAIVRVSLENGTFREDIGYGTVENERRKAAAFERAKKSAVTDALKRSLRGFGNALGNCLYDKDFLSKIDKVKFDPPDFDEGSLFRPSDEISESSRSNTLDHSEAGNMSKRRRLTKTGTAGLDRVSESATNGQQQPPMQRPVELKRQQPPSNNVERSEEQSAEVGAEQDELLDDSLMFSDDFQDDDLINMGRKEEPAPVPRPSEETSNESVTFVTAKAAPTVQNKRPVTQENMFDPKYQAQSIRHTVDQTTSKPVPASLLKEKGIDDSRESSYEKFAAKGKQIGAEGSVSQPSAIEPNSQPTSTTSSRYAPPNTVIHPNSGSVLPQPPKPTRREVGRPKVNPPHLRKASP; this is encoded by the coding sequence ATGGAGGAAAGGAAACCACTTGTGGTGAAGACGAACGAGGATATTCAAACCAAACTGGATAAAAAGCTCGGTCCCGAGTATATATCGAAGAGAGTGGGCTTTGGAAGCAGCCGAGTGGCTTACATTGAAGGTTGGAGAGCGATAAACCTTGCAAATCAGATTTTCGGTTACAATGGTTGGTCTACGGAGGTGAAGAGTGTGATTGTCGACTTTTTGGACGAAAGGCAGGGCAAATTTAGTATAGGTTGTACTGCAATTGTACGTGTATCACTCGAGAATGGTACTTTCAGAGAGGATATTGGTTATGGGACTGTAGAGAACGAACGTAGGAAAGCAGCTGCTTTTGAGAGGGCCAAGAAGTCGGCTGTCACggatgctttgaagagatctttAAGAGGATTTGGGAATGCATTGGGTAACTGTCTCTACGATAAGGACTTTCTATCGAAAATTGATAAAGTGAAGTTTGATCCACCTGATTTCGATGAGGGAAGTTTGTTTCGGCCCTCTGATGAGATCAGTGAAAGCTCTAGATCAAACACTCTCGATCACTCAGAGGCCGGCAACATGAGCAAACGCAGACGACTCACCAAAACTGGGACTGCCGGCCTCGATCGGGTGTCTGAATCGGCCACTAATGgtcaacaacaaccacCAATGCAACGGCCTGTTGAACTAAAAAGACAACAGCCGCCTTCGAACAACGTTGAAAGGTCTGAAGAGCAATCAGCAGAGGTAGGGGCTGAGCAAGACGAGCTTTTGGATGATTCCTTAATGTTCAGTGATGATTTTCAGGATGACGATCTTATAAACATGGGCAGGAAAGAAGAACCGGCTCCAGTACCGCGTCCATCGGAAGAGACAAGCAACGAAAGTGTCACGTTTGTTACTGCCAAAGCTGCCCCAACGGTACAAAACAAGAGACCCGTTACACAAGAGAATATGTTTGACCCCAAGTACCAGGCCCAATCCATAAGACATACGGTTGATCAGACCACTTCGAAACCTGTCCCGGCTAGTcttttgaaggagaaggGGATCGACGATTCAAGAGAATCAAGTTACGAAAAGTTTGCTGCCAAAGGCAAACAAATTGGAGCCGAAGGTTCTGTATCACAACCAAGCGCCATCGAACCCAATTCTCAGCCCACATCAACTACTTCCTCACGATACGCTCCTCCAAATACAGTAATTCATCCCAATTCAGGCTCAGTATTGCCTCAACCTCCGAAACCCACGAGAAGAGAAGTTGGCAGGCCAAAAGTCAATCCACCACATTTAAGAAAGGCAAGCCCATAA